tttccccccttacgTAGTGTATAGAAGGCTCCATCTCAGAGCCAAAAATGTCTTCGTTTGCGCCGAGTCTGCGTGAGACGTCGGGATATTTTGCCGGCGATTAAAAGCAAACGAGTGCAGAAAAAACGCTTCTGTCACAAAAccaaatgttttcatgttttgctttcaatTGTCCCTCGGTACCAACATCTGACTCTTTTAGCTTCAGCGTGCAAACAGCTCCACCAGAAAAGGAGCCGTTTATTGAGCAGCATTGCTTCTGCTGGGGCATGGGTACCGTGTGGAGGCCGAAGCTCTGCTGAGAGCGGCTGCGGCGCGGTACCTTTCTGTGCTGAAGATGCATTGTTTCATTGCTGTAGGGCGCCTGGAGCCCCGCTAACttgtttgctgtgctgttaatccaaaaaataaatgctcgcttttgtttgtttgtaggcATACGGCCCCGGGAGGCCCTACCTGCTGCCCCCGCCCTCGGGAAGATACAGCTGGAATTAACTCTGCTCTCCCAAGCGCTGAAAACGactgggttttggttttgtttttattatacTGGGGGAGGGgtgttgggggtggggggggggaaagaaatggCTCAGAAACCTCCCTGTAGTTTTTAAACTCTGCTTCTTTTAAATGTGTCCATTTCTTACCGAGCCGATTATGTTTTGTCACTGCGGCCCACGAGGCACCTCCATCTACAAACCTTTGGGCCATGCTGGGAGAGCTGTTTTGTCCTCATGGCATCCCCAAGCTGTGCCGCACCGCCCTGTCAATGCGAGCCTCAGCCATCCTCTACTTCACACACACAAGAGCCTGAAAACAGACACGGAGTTGTAAAGAATGCATAGAAATCAGATGTGATGAACTCAGAGAGGACGCAGCGGGCAGCATGGAGAGCACAGGGGTTAAGGATGCGGCCAGCAACACTGTTCTGATGCTGCTTTGGATTTCTCAGAGGGGAAAACAGGATATTTTTTGGActttaaagcaaaatgttcCCACTTCTACAGCTTGTTGCCTGTTCTTTGACTTGGTTTTTGCAACACAAAACAAGCACGGAAGGTTTATCTGTCTGTTCTGATATGTAATTTAAAATAGCTGCCCTGTATGGagtttccattcatttttagtACTCTTTTTAGGGGATTTTTTCCATGTGAGTGTACCaaatcagtaaatatttttatttgctttataaaGTGGCTTTTGAAATTCGGAGCGCTGccctctgctttatttctgccCTCTGTATTTGTGTGCACACGTTTGATATTAATTACTTGCAGCACAGTAATTCCACATGGCCTCAAACCACGGCAATTCAAACCTTTGTTTAACCAAAAACGGAGCGTGtttctgctgctggggagcacgCAGGTAAAAGCAGCACTGTTAATGCTGCTGTAGCACCTCTTGCTCGTGTTCTTAAGGTTTGCACGCACAGCTATGAGAGCCAGCATTGCTTCAGCCATCGCCTGGGAGTGTTTTTGCAGCACCCCTCTTTTTAGGCCCTGCACCTTAATTGCCAGCAGCGGGACCTTGAGCCCTGCAACCTTAGAGGGTGAAACCggcttctttattttcaagtgACGGGGAGTGCTGTAATATCCTTCACTGCAATGCAATTGCTGTCCTACCTGGAGCTGGGAAGCGCTGTCGGTGCTCCCCAGCACCCTTCTCCCCCTTCTATAAAAACACATTGGTCTCCAAAAGTAATCTTTTTTGAGCAGAACACAACCAGCAAGTATTGACTCTTCATGCaagtgcagtgctgggagggagGCTGGTGGGAGGGAGCTCCTGCTTATCCTGCCGACGGTGCTCCCGGGTTTGAACACCGAGTGCAGGCATGCCCTTATGCCTcacttctttctggggtaaggGGAGAAAGCTTAGGGTGAAAGGGAGTCCTTTGGGAGCAGCATCCCCCTGTGCAGCCCTTTGCCCCCAGGCTGGCAGCTGTGCTTCTCAAAGCCTGTGTTCCCCTCGGAGCCgggcagagctgtgtggctgTCTGCGTGGGCACAGCATCCCCTTCGCTCCTGCACGGTGCAGGGGAGGGGGAGCCCCAAAAACCGTTTCAACAACagaacaaccccaggcagcatcacagaatgaaaTCCCAGCCCAGCTTTGAGGGAGGGAGGTGGCGGCCGAGGGCACGGAATGGGAAGGAAGCAAGCAAAAAGGTTGAGAACAACGTTTGTCTTTATTgtagaaaaaggggaaaggggataaaaaaggaaaaaaagaaaaaaaaaaaggggggggggggggaataaataataaataaataaaaagaaagaaaagaaagaatagaaatcgggaaggaaaagaaaaacaacccaagaaCTATAAAGAGAAAAcgaaaaaataaaacacaaaaaaaaagggggggaaaagaacgaaaataaaggggaaaaggaataaaaataaagggaagctaaaccaaaagaaagaaaacgtgAACACGAGAAAGGAAGGTGCGCGCACACCGGCACCGCGGCGctccccgcccgcccgccgTTCGCAACCCCGAGGCGGCCCGGCCGGAGCTGCCCGCTGCCGTCGGGGGGCTTTTCTGTCCGTGCGCGAACGTTAATTTCGTAAGCCGTAATTCACAACAACGAACGcgactcttttttttccctccccctggAATGCGAGCTTCGAAGCCGACGAGCTCCTTCGGAAACGCTCCGCGTCCTCTCGGCGCTGCCGGCGCTCCCCGTCCTGCGGAAGGCAGCGGCCGCTCCCGCCCGCACCGCTCGCCGCCTCCTCGACCTCCGCTTACAACTCAATTTCCCTCCAATCAACCGATAATGAAATCGCACTTCGGGGGCACCCTTGTAAAATTAATTCTGCCGGGCTAAGTTGCACTTCAGAAGGTTTATTGTTCGCGCTCAGCGGGGCCGCCAAGGTACGCGCACGGCGGCTCTCGGGCTCCGCGGgacggcggggccgggctgggaGCGGACATCCCGAGCCGCCCGCCCCGTCGGATTACCACGTCCTGCCGTAGAGCAGGTTGGGGCTGACCATGCCGCCGTTGTAATCGACGCCGGCCGAGTCCATGGGAGCCAGGGGGGGCACCTGGCCGTGCAGCGGCGGCGGGCTGGGCGCCAGCTCCTCCAGGTCCGCCGCCTGCCCCAGCGAGCCGGGGTGCGGGTGGGAAGTGGGCAGCGAGCCCCCGGGGCCGCTGGAGGCCGCGGGCTGCCCGGGGGCCGGGGTGCCGCTGCCCGGCGGCGGGCAGGGCTTGCCGTCCTTCACCAGCACTGGCACGGCGACGCGGCGGGGCgagggctgctggcagaggcCGCCGGAGCCGTCGGGGTGCAGCTGCTGGGCGGCCGCCTTGTCCTTGGCCTGCCGCTTCATCTTGTAGCGGTGGTTCTGGAACCAGATCTTCACCTGGGTGGGCGTGAGGTGGATGAGGCTGGCCAGGTGCTCCCGCTCCGGCGCCGACAGGTACTTCTGCTGCTTGAAGCGCCGCTCCAACTCGTAGACCTGCGCCTGCGAGAAGAGCACTCTCCTCTTCCTCCGCGGGGCCGCGTGCAGCGGCACGATGCCCTTGGCTCCCTCGCCGAGGCCGCTCAGGCCGCCCATCCCGGCCACGTTCATCCCCGCCGCCGGGCCCACGAACCTGGAGACTGAGCGGGACGCGCGGCTCAGAGCCGGGGCCGCCCCGTCGGAGCGCGGCCGCCCCcctcccgccgcccgccgccccgcgcccgcaCTTACTGCCGGGGTAACGCGGGTCTCCGCCGGCCCCGTACcagccgccgcccgccgccgcgccgctccTCATGCCGTCGGGGTAGGCTGGCAGCTCGCCCACGTTGCCCAGCCCGCCGCCGCAATACCCCCCGACGGCGCCGTGCGGGAACTGGGAGACGCCGTGCGGCATGTGGTAGGCGGCCGCCCCGGCGGGGCCCGCCACGACGTGCTGCGGGACGGCGGCTGCGGCGGCGCCGGGCACCGCGGGCTGCCTGTAGGGCCCCAGCCCGGCCGCCCCGTCCATGCCGCCGAACTTCTTGTAGCTCTCCTCCATGGGGCTGAGGATGTCGGTGACGGAGAAGGGCGTCGTGTGCTTGGGGCTCAGCGACAtggcggggcgggccgggcccTCCGCTCCCGCCGCCACCGGCGAGCCGTGCGCTGGCGGCTACCAGCCCCTGGGCGCTCGTAGCTCGCCGTTTCTTTTAGCCCGGCGCCAGCTTTACGCCAGACACCGAGGGGCGGAGCGACGGCCCGGAGGGGGACAGCGACGGCGGGCGGCCCCGTCCCCTCCCCGCCGCCGGGGAGCGCccccgcctcccgccgccgcccggccccggccccctCCTCCCGGCATTGTCCCGCGGCCGCCGTCGGGCTCTTAAGCCCGGCCGCCCCGGGGCACGGCCGCAGCAGCTCGTCCGCGGCCCTCGCCCGTAAGTACCCGCGACCCGACGGCGCGGCCCTGACGGCGAACGCCTGTCCCGAAAGCCGCGCCGCTCCCGGCTTGGGCGCGGCGGGGATGGGGCCCGGGGGTCGCCGCTTCCTGGGGTCCGGGCCTGGCCGGGGGGAGTTTGGAAGGGCGACGGACGGTCGGGGATTTGGGATTTCGTTCGTTCTGCGATTATATCCATTCGGGGCTGCcgctgggctggggctgcagagccgTCCGGGGAACTGCGACCGGGCTCTGCTCACCGCTCCGGGCAACCCGACGGGACGGCCGCTGCCGCGAGTACGGGCTGAGCTCTCGGCGTGCGCCCACGCCGCTGCCGCCCCTTCCCTCGGAGAGGACAGGCCATCGGGCATAGCGTAGCCGTACGCTGCCCCTCGACGAGCGCTCAGGTGGCCGGTGCAGGGTGCTGTAGGCTGCTCCCGCACTGCAGGATGGCCTGGGGGCCGTGGgacccttcccttctcttccccttcacGTTTCTCTTACACTTCCCCATCTTTTCCCTAACCCCTCGCCCCCCacccctcttttctttttcctttttcctttcactttccaCTTCCCtat
This region of Excalfactoria chinensis isolate bCotChi1 chromosome 3, bCotChi1.hap2, whole genome shotgun sequence genomic DNA includes:
- the NKX2-4 gene encoding homeobox protein Nkx-2.4, translated to MSLSPKHTTPFSVTDILSPMEESYKKFGGMDGAAGLGPYRQPAVPGAAAAAVPQHVVAGPAGAAAYHMPHGVSQFPHGAVGGYCGGGLGNVGELPAYPDGMRSGAAAGGGWYGAGGDPRYPGISRFVGPAAGMNVAGMGGLSGLGEGAKGIVPLHAAPRRKRRVLFSQAQVYELERRFKQQKYLSAPEREHLASLIHLTPTQVKIWFQNHRYKMKRQAKDKAAAQQLHPDGSGGLCQQPSPRRVAVPVLVKDGKPCPPPGSGTPAPGQPAASSGPGGSLPTSHPHPGSLGQAADLEELAPSPPPLHGQVPPLAPMDSAGVDYNGGMVSPNLLYGRTW